A region of Trichocoleus sp. FACHB-46 DNA encodes the following proteins:
- a CDS encoding serine/threonine-protein kinase, whose protein sequence is MQPSLSLGTILPGRYHLIDLLEQGTYLAEDQTRFNELYLLQEFRLRHPGAYSLEVIRGVFQQEAAILYELQHPQIPRFRGIISYADRLFVVQEYVEGVTCGDWLKERLTQHQVFSEAEVLQLFWHVLPVLLHIHSRGIIHGNLSPASILIRQRDGVPMLTHFGLIQEIATDLELYYPGPKKHLSKLGYAPKEQLQSDKVYRNSDLYALAATAVVLLTGQEPQTLYNPRRQLWYWEPWATVSPGLAQILNRMLSAKPQNRYGSAGKVIRALQALLAQPAYIPPTAALALAPQHNNPPPVVADSPVVEPELELAAELEPQLNLEAELEPAPKPQPAAALEPERVEPESDITWMGSALAVAALGLTLLVLGLLAGTAWRSLRQMQQARQDSSSSAAVIQAAAQPRTAKAAAAASTTPKSENGIHAALRDRRRRLNISYDLFVDLVDTVFYSEHSELDNRRLSGDSDDRALRREWNATAEKLLNKLEPLSEESRNRLGRYSQQDYDQWVMELERQHLSRPTFAQLVDAKFYRLFPEQQERYLDPNTFGQVWYAIAAETFQAIQAGTAFSPLQLGPKNPSQTLTATLKPGEGKVYVANLSQGQTIRVALQSPNQGTRLSIYSPERRSAAAQALINDTPKTSWSGTLPRPGYYEIVILSNSPDIVRYQLNLTLQSQTPTTPNEPSFDG, encoded by the coding sequence ATGCAGCCATCCCTTTCTCTAGGCACAATTTTGCCAGGTCGATATCACCTAATCGACTTGCTGGAGCAAGGTACCTATTTGGCCGAAGACCAAACTCGGTTTAATGAGCTATATCTCTTACAGGAGTTCCGCCTCCGCCATCCTGGTGCTTACTCACTAGAAGTTATTCGAGGAGTCTTTCAACAAGAAGCGGCGATTCTGTATGAGCTACAGCATCCTCAGATTCCTCGGTTTCGGGGCATTATTTCTTACGCTGATCGCTTGTTTGTGGTGCAGGAGTATGTTGAGGGTGTTACCTGCGGGGATTGGTTGAAGGAGCGCTTAACTCAGCACCAAGTTTTCTCTGAGGCAGAAGTGTTGCAGTTATTTTGGCATGTGCTGCCTGTGCTGCTGCATATTCACAGTCGGGGCATTATTCATGGCAATCTTTCGCCAGCCAGTATCTTGATTCGGCAGCGAGATGGAGTGCCGATGCTGACTCACTTTGGCTTAATTCAGGAGATTGCTACTGATCTAGAACTCTATTATCCGGGTCCGAAGAAACATCTGAGCAAGCTAGGTTATGCCCCCAAAGAGCAGTTGCAATCTGACAAAGTCTACCGCAACAGTGACCTCTATGCCTTAGCTGCCACCGCAGTTGTTTTACTGACTGGGCAGGAGCCTCAGACCCTCTATAATCCGCGACGACAACTGTGGTATTGGGAACCTTGGGCGACGGTTTCACCAGGATTGGCCCAAATTCTCAATCGGATGCTGAGTGCCAAGCCGCAAAATCGTTATGGTTCAGCGGGCAAAGTGATTCGCGCTTTGCAAGCTCTATTGGCCCAACCCGCTTACATTCCTCCCACTGCTGCCTTGGCACTGGCTCCCCAACATAACAACCCGCCTCCTGTCGTCGCAGATTCGCCTGTGGTAGAGCCAGAACTGGAGTTGGCAGCAGAGCTAGAACCGCAATTAAACCTGGAAGCAGAATTAGAGCCAGCGCCAAAACCTCAACCCGCAGCTGCCTTAGAGCCAGAGCGGGTAGAACCGGAAAGCGATATTACCTGGATGGGTTCGGCTTTAGCGGTTGCCGCGCTTGGACTCACTTTGCTCGTGCTGGGTTTGTTGGCTGGAACTGCTTGGCGATCGCTACGACAAATGCAGCAGGCTCGGCAAGATTCATCCAGCTCCGCAGCGGTGATACAAGCAGCAGCTCAACCTCGTACTGCCAAAGCTGCCGCCGCTGCCAGCACAACTCCCAAGTCGGAAAATGGCATCCATGCAGCTTTACGCGATCGCCGTCGGCGCTTAAACATCAGCTACGACCTCTTTGTAGATTTAGTCGATACGGTTTTTTACTCAGAACACTCCGAACTCGACAACCGTCGTCTCAGCGGCGATTCAGACGATCGGGCTTTGCGCCGTGAGTGGAATGCCACGGCAGAAAAGCTACTGAATAAGCTAGAACCTCTGAGTGAAGAGTCTCGTAACCGCTTGGGACGTTACAGCCAGCAAGACTACGACCAGTGGGTGATGGAACTAGAGCGGCAGCACCTTAGCCGCCCGACCTTTGCTCAGTTGGTGGATGCCAAGTTCTATCGCTTGTTTCCAGAGCAACAAGAGCGCTATCTAGACCCCAACACCTTTGGTCAGGTTTGGTATGCGATCGCGGCGGAAACCTTTCAAGCCATTCAAGCTGGAACTGCTTTCTCCCCACTTCAGCTTGGCCCTAAAAACCCTAGCCAAACCTTGACCGCAACGCTCAAGCCTGGAGAAGGAAAAGTTTACGTGGCCAATTTAAGCCAAGGGCAGACGATCCGAGTCGCCTTGCAGTCTCCTAACCAAGGCACTCGCTTGTCCATTTATTCTCCTGAGCGCCGTTCTGCTGCGGCTCAAGCGCTGATCAACGACACACCCAAAACGAGTTGGTCGGGCACGCTACCTCGTCCTGGCTATTACGAAATTGTGATTCTTTCCAATTCACCCGACATTGTTCGTTATCAGCTCAATCTGACCTTACAATCTCAGACTCCTACTACCCCTAACGAGCCATCGTTTGACGGGTGA
- a CDS encoding ferredoxin, with protein sequence MEDPAGQRQVLVCQYQNCLARGSAQVLAAFQSHPVPDTSISASGCLGQCNMGPNVRVVPDEVWYCRVQPSDVPAVVEEHLQAGHAVEPLLHPRFHPKRF encoded by the coding sequence TTGGAAGATCCGGCAGGTCAGCGTCAAGTTTTAGTTTGTCAATATCAGAACTGTCTAGCTAGAGGCTCAGCTCAAGTTTTGGCAGCGTTTCAGTCTCACCCTGTTCCGGATACCAGCATCAGTGCCAGTGGCTGCTTGGGCCAGTGCAATATGGGACCCAATGTGCGAGTGGTACCCGATGAAGTTTGGTATTGCCGAGTCCAACCCAGTGATGTCCCGGCTGTGGTGGAAGAGCATTTGCAGGCAGGACACGCCGTTGAACCTCTATTGCATCCTCGCTTTCATCCCAAAAGGTTTTAA
- a CDS encoding GTP-binding protein, with amino-acid sequence MQSATDLTQTQAMDAPKHGLPVTIITGFLGSGKTTLLNHILTNQQGVKTAVLVNEFGEIGIDNELIVKTGDDMVELSNGCICCTINNDLLEAVYKILERQERVDYLVVETTGLADPLPVALTFLGTELRDLTRLDSIVTVVDAENYSLDLFNSEAAYNQIAYGDIILLNKVDLVDEADADSLELKIRDVKKDARILRTTKGNVALPLILSVGLFESDKYFNPTDSEPNPDHHHDHHHDHDDHHDHAEHDHHDHQGHDDHSACDHDHGQCTHDHHDHDHHSHHLENDGFTSLSFQSDKPFAIKKFQHFLDNQLPAGIFRAKGILWFDESPKRHVFHLSGKRFSLEDDTWNGQPKNQLVLIGQDLDHDALRSQLEKCLCIPSTSRGRGFGK; translated from the coding sequence ATGCAATCAGCCACTGATCTCACTCAAACTCAGGCAATGGATGCCCCCAAGCATGGTCTGCCAGTCACGATCATTACTGGATTTCTCGGTAGTGGGAAGACGACCCTTCTGAACCACATCCTGACCAACCAGCAGGGCGTGAAAACTGCGGTTCTGGTGAATGAGTTTGGTGAAATCGGCATTGACAACGAGCTGATTGTGAAAACAGGCGATGACATGGTGGAACTCAGCAACGGTTGTATTTGCTGCACCATCAACAATGACTTGCTAGAAGCGGTTTACAAAATTCTAGAACGGCAAGAGCGCGTAGACTACCTCGTGGTTGAAACCACTGGGTTGGCCGATCCCCTGCCTGTAGCGTTGACGTTCTTGGGCACAGAACTGCGTGACCTGACTCGACTCGACTCGATTGTGACGGTGGTTGATGCGGAAAACTACAGCTTGGATTTGTTCAATAGCGAAGCGGCTTATAACCAAATTGCTTATGGCGACATCATTTTGCTCAACAAAGTGGACTTGGTGGATGAAGCCGATGCAGACTCTCTAGAGCTGAAGATTCGGGATGTGAAGAAAGACGCTCGAATTCTCCGAACCACGAAGGGAAATGTCGCCTTGCCATTGATTCTGAGTGTGGGTCTGTTCGAATCAGATAAATATTTCAACCCTACTGATTCTGAGCCGAATCCAGATCATCACCACGACCACCATCACGATCATGACGACCATCATGACCATGCTGAGCATGATCATCACGACCATCAAGGTCATGACGATCACTCAGCTTGCGATCATGATCATGGGCAGTGCACTCACGACCACCACGATCACGACCATCACTCCCACCACTTAGAGAATGATGGCTTTACCTCTCTGTCTTTCCAAAGCGATAAACCCTTCGCAATTAAGAAGTTCCAACACTTTTTAGACAACCAATTACCCGCTGGCATCTTCCGAGCTAAGGGCATTCTCTGGTTTGACGAAAGCCCCAAGCGTCACGTCTTCCACCTCAGCGGCAAGCGCTTTTCGCTGGAGGATGACACCTGGAACGGCCAACCCAAAAACCAGTTGGTGCTGATCGGTCAAGACTTAGATCACGATGCCCTGCGATCGCAACTAGAAAAGTGCCTCTGTATCCCTTCCACCAGTCGCGGTCGTGGCTTTGGTAAGTAA